One window of the Nitrospira sp. genome contains the following:
- a CDS encoding YidB family protein: MDQLGQAVGGMLGGSSNQNPLMQALTGLLGQNGSVGGLAGLVQTLQKNGLGEIVNSWVGTGKNLPVTPQQIQQGLGGDLLKQLATKAGISTEAAGTQLAGLLPDLVDKLTPTGKIEAGGLDQLLKMFQGK, from the coding sequence ATGGATCAATTAGGGCAAGCGGTCGGCGGCATGCTCGGCGGAAGCAGCAACCAGAACCCTTTGATGCAGGCTTTGACCGGCTTGCTCGGCCAAAATGGCTCGGTGGGAGGGCTCGCTGGACTGGTCCAAACCCTCCAAAAGAACGGCCTGGGCGAGATCGTGAACTCCTGGGTGGGTACCGGCAAGAATCTTCCTGTGACCCCCCAGCAGATTCAACAGGGCCTCGGCGGCGACCTGCTCAAACAACTGGCGACCAAAGCCGGGATCTCGACCGAGGCCGCCGGCACGCAACTCGCCGGCTTGTTGCCAGATCTCGTCGACAAGCTGACACCGACCGGAAAGATTGAAGCCGGCGGACTCGATCAATTACTGAAGATGTTTCAGGGAAAATAG
- the hemL gene encoding glutamate-1-semialdehyde 2,1-aminomutase — MKTTRSAQLFAAAQLLIPGGVNSPVRAFRSVGGQPRFIKRAKGAKLYDVDGNTYLDYVLSWGPMILGHAAPAVIRAIKKAADNGTSYGAPTELEVTLARMIRDAFPSMEKVRLVSSGTEAVMSAIRVARGFTKRDSILKFEGCYHGHSDYLLAKAGSGLATLGIPDSPGVPADFAKHTLTAPYNDIDTVRRMVAEHRKDLACIILEPIAGNMGVVPPAPEFLSALRRLTAENDILLVFDEVISGFRVNYGGAQALYGITPDLTILGKIIGGGLPVGAYGGRKDIMDLIAPSGPVYQAGTLSGNPLAVSAGIETLKQLKKKGVYKKLEAQSAALANGIGEAAKKAGVPLIQTRVGSMLTAFFTSTPVSDWNTVKQADTARYGKYFHKMLDQGIYLAPSQFEAAFLSTAHTSADIDKTIRAAHSAFKSL, encoded by the coding sequence ATGAAAACGACTCGATCAGCCCAACTCTTTGCCGCAGCCCAACTGCTCATTCCCGGTGGGGTCAATAGCCCTGTCCGAGCGTTCCGCTCTGTCGGGGGTCAGCCCCGGTTCATCAAGCGCGCCAAAGGAGCCAAGCTCTACGACGTCGACGGCAACACCTATCTCGACTATGTCCTCTCCTGGGGCCCCATGATCCTGGGGCATGCCGCTCCGGCGGTCATCCGGGCTATTAAGAAAGCCGCCGACAACGGCACCAGCTATGGCGCACCCACGGAATTGGAAGTCACCCTTGCCCGCATGATCCGCGACGCCTTCCCGTCCATGGAGAAAGTGCGTCTGGTCAGTTCCGGAACTGAAGCCGTCATGAGCGCCATTCGCGTGGCCCGGGGCTTCACCAAGCGGGACAGCATCCTGAAATTCGAGGGCTGCTACCACGGACACAGCGACTACTTACTCGCCAAAGCCGGTTCTGGTCTGGCCACCTTGGGCATCCCCGATTCACCCGGCGTCCCGGCCGACTTTGCCAAGCACACCCTGACGGCCCCTTATAACGACATCGACACGGTGCGACGAATGGTGGCCGAACATCGCAAAGACCTGGCCTGCATTATTCTGGAGCCGATCGCAGGCAATATGGGCGTCGTGCCCCCGGCCCCGGAATTTCTCTCCGCTCTTCGCCGGCTGACGGCAGAGAATGACATTCTTCTCGTCTTTGACGAAGTGATTTCAGGATTTCGCGTGAACTACGGAGGCGCGCAGGCGCTCTATGGCATTACGCCGGATCTCACCATCCTCGGGAAAATCATCGGCGGGGGGCTGCCGGTCGGCGCCTACGGCGGGCGGAAAGACATCATGGATCTGATCGCGCCATCCGGGCCGGTCTATCAGGCAGGAACCTTGTCGGGAAATCCGTTGGCCGTCTCGGCGGGGATCGAAACGCTGAAACAGCTCAAGAAGAAGGGTGTCTACAAGAAGCTTGAGGCGCAATCCGCGGCCCTGGCGAACGGCATCGGCGAAGCGGCGAAGAAAGCGGGCGTGCCGCTCATCCAAACCCGCGTGGGCTCCATGCTCACCGCATTCTTTACTTCCACGCCTGTCAGTGATTGGAATACCGTGAAACAGGCGGATACAGCGCGCTACGGCAAGTACTTTCACAAGATGCTGGACCAGGGCATCTATCTGGCTCCGTCGCAATTCGAAGCCGCGTTCCTCTCCACCGCTCACACCTCAGCCGACATCGACAAAACCATCCGCGCCGCGCATTCCGCCTTCAAGAGCTTATAG